The Canis aureus isolate CA01 chromosome 11, VMU_Caureus_v.1.0, whole genome shotgun sequence genome has a segment encoding these proteins:
- the RDH16 gene encoding retinol dehydrogenase 16 isoform X3: MWWSLAALVGLYYLLRWYRERQVVSHLQDKYVFITGCDSGFGNLLARQLDLRGLRVLAACLTEKGAQQLRSQTSDRLDTVILDVTKTESILAATQWVEEHVGDRGLWGLVNNAGISWPTAPNEWLTKDDFMKILDVNLLGLVEVTLSLLSLVRKARGRVVNVSSIMGRLSLCGGGYCISKYGVEAFSDSLRRELTYFGVKVAVIEPGYFSTNVTNPEKISRGFQETWDRLSPEVREAYGEEFLASARKPIEKLKSMCDTNLYLVTNCMEHALTACHPRTRYSPGWDAKLLYLPMSYLPTLLVDTMIYWNSPRPAKAV; this comes from the exons ATGTGGTGGTCCCTGGCGGCCCTCGTGGGCCTGTACTACCTCCTGCGCTGGTACCGGGAGAGACAGGTGGTGAGCCACCTCCAGGACAAGTACGTCTTCATCACGGGCTGTGACTCGGGCTTCGGGAACCTGCTGGCCCGGCAGCTGGACCTGCGAGGCTTGAGGGTGCTGGCTGCATGTCTGACGGAGAAGGGGGCCCAGCAGCTGAGAAGCCAGACGTCAGACAGGCTGGACACAGTGAtcctggatgtcaccaagacagAGAGCATCTTGGCGGCCACCCAGTGGGTGGAGGAGCATGTGGGGGACAGAG ggctctggggcctgGTGAATAATGCTGGCATCTCTTGGCCCACGGCACCCAATGAATGGCTGACCAAGGATGACTTCATGAAGATACTTGACGTGAACCTGTTGGGGTTGGTGGAGGTGACCCTGAGCCTGCTGTCCCTGGTGAGGAAGGCGAGGGGCCGTGTGGTCAACGTCTCCAGCATCATGGGCCGCCTGTCTCTCTGCGGTGGGGGCTACTGCATCTCCAAATATGGTGTCGAGGCCTTCTCGGACTCCCTCAG GAGGGAGCTCACCTACTTCGGGGTGAAGGTAGCTGTGATAGAGCCTGGTTACTTCAGCACTAACGTGACCAACCCTGAGAAGATTTCCAGGGGCTTCCAGGAGACATGGGACCGGCTGAGCCCGGAGGTCAGGGAGGCCTATGGGGAGGAGTTCCTGGCCTCTG CCAGGAAGCCAATTGAAAAGCTGAAGTCAATGTGTGACACCAATCTATACTTGGTGACGAACTGCATGGAACATGCCCTGACAGCCTGCCACCCCCGTACCCGATACTCACCTGGCTGGGATGCTAAGCTCCTCTACCTCCCCATGAGCTACCTGCCCACCTTGCTGGTGGACACCATGATCTACTGGAACTCTCCACGCCCGGCTAAGGCTGTGTAA